A window of Desulfonatronovibrio magnus contains these coding sequences:
- a CDS encoding glycosyl hydrolase family 8, protein MRAALLEDENAFDRIFNWTENNLLRDDGMYSWRWHPGDESRPGWIVDENTATDADQDIALALIIAARAFDRPELLSRAAQIITAIRTGTGIKVGDSWFLSAGNWANDQRIMNISYFMPYSYPLFHELDPSGNWLEVRSTGYEILSALLRMSPSNLFPDFNFIDKNGHVSPIIDLDGLDSDFSFDAMRIYWRVALDCILSPHLRACSDSARISTIHDIIAEHGQVFSRYDIFTGEPLNDLVSLSFYGSFLPGMRLHHPVLAESILNSELSMERISPILNDPDRYYDLNWIWFGLAADNGLIKDMTPDPQWVRQAVVHN, encoded by the coding sequence TTGAGGGCTGCACTGTTAGAGGATGAGAATGCTTTCGACCGTATATTCAACTGGACAGAAAATAATCTGCTCAGAGATGACGGCATGTATTCCTGGCGCTGGCATCCAGGTGATGAAAGCCGTCCAGGGTGGATTGTTGATGAGAATACAGCTACAGATGCGGACCAGGATATTGCGCTGGCCCTGATAATAGCTGCCAGAGCATTCGACAGGCCCGAGCTTCTTTCAAGAGCAGCACAAATAATTACAGCTATTCGCACAGGTACAGGAATAAAAGTTGGAGACAGCTGGTTTCTGTCAGCCGGCAACTGGGCCAATGACCAGCGTATCATGAATATATCCTATTTCATGCCTTATTCATATCCCCTGTTTCATGAACTTGATCCTTCGGGCAACTGGTTGGAAGTCAGGAGTACAGGGTATGAAATATTATCTGCCCTGCTCAGGATGTCTCCCTCAAATCTTTTTCCTGACTTTAATTTTATTGATAAAAATGGGCACGTCAGTCCAATAATAGATTTAGATGGTCTTGACAGTGACTTTTCCTTTGATGCCATGCGCATATACTGGAGAGTTGCTTTGGACTGTATTCTCAGCCCTCATCTTAGAGCCTGCTCTGATTCGGCCAGGATAAGCACTATCCATGATATCATTGCTGAACATGGGCAGGTTTTCTCCAGATATGATATTTTTACAGGAGAGCCTCTAAATGATCTAGTTTCACTTAGCTTTTACGGCAGCTTTCTGCCAGGGATGAGACTGCATCATCCGGTACTGGCTGAGTCCATACTCAACTCAGAGCTTTCCATGGAAAGAATTAGTCCCATCCTCAACGATCCTGACAGATACTATGACTTGAACTGGATATGGTTTGGCCTGGCAGCAGACAATGGTCTGATTAAAGACATGACTCCAGACCCGCAATGGGTCCGTCAGGCTGTGG